The Brassica napus cultivar Da-Ae chromosome C7, Da-Ae, whole genome shotgun sequence genomic interval GGGATTACTTCAGCCTCTACCTATTCCTGATCGTGTGTGGGAAGACATCAATATGGATTTCATTGAAGGTCTTACGACATCGAATGGCTTCAATGTGATCTTAGTGGTGATTGATCGCTTGAGCAAATTTGTGCATTTTGTGAGTTTAAAACATCCCTTTACGGCGTTAGATGTGGCAAAGAGGTTTGTATCTGAGATCGTTCGTTTGCACGGATTTCCGAAGAGCATTGTATCTGACAGAGATAGGATTTTCTTAAGCTCATTTTGGACGGAAGCGGTTCGTCTAGCTGGGACTACACTGAAGTATAGTACAGCTTTTCCTCCGCAAACAGATGATCAGTCTGAAGTTTTAAATcgatgtttggaaacatatttGAGGTGCTTCAGTTCTTCTCATCCGCGGTCTTGGCATGCTTACTTGGCATGGGCAGAGTTGTGGTATTGTACCACATACCACAAGTCCTTACAAACAACTCCGTTCAAAGTCCTCTATGGCCGAGATCCTCCTCCCTTGTTACGCTTTGAACATGGTTCTACGGCTAATTTTGAGCTTGATGTTGCTTTACGTGAACGTGATGAGATGCTAGACGACTTGAAGCAGAATCTATTACGTGCACAGGAGATTATGAAGCAGCAGGCCGATAAGTCAAGGAGGGATGTTGAGTTCAAGGAAGGTGATATGGTTTACCTGAAGCTGCAGCCTTACAGACAGAAAACAGTAGCAAGACGTTTCTGGCAAAAACTAGCTGCTAAATATTATGGACCGTATAAGATCATTGCGAGAGTGGGGATGACCGCTTATAAGCTACTCTTACCTGACAAGGCCCGTGTTCATCCTGTATTTCATATCTCTCAGTTGAAATTGGCGTTGGGTCAACAGGAACAGAGTACCGCTTTACCACCAGGAGCTATTGTTGCAGCAGAGGAACCTTTGGAACCGGAGGAGGTATTGGAAAACATTATGGATCGAAGGGAGAGATGGAACTGTTAGTTCATTGGCGTGAGAGGTCACCACTTGAAGATTCGTGGATGTCATTGGAGGAGTTCCGCGTTTGTTTTCCTTCGTACCAGCTTGAGGGCAAGCTGAATTTCGTTGGGGGAAGTATTGATAGGCTCAAGAAGGTTTACTATCGTAAGAAGAGAGGAAAAGAAGTAGCAGAAGAGGAGTGTTGAGAAGTAAAGAAGTTTGAACAGTAAGAAAGGAGGGGAAAGCTTCTATTTCGAGAAGAGTATTTGCAGTTACAACAGTTAGTTGAGCTGAGAGTTAGTATAAAGAGGAGTCTGTAATTCTTGAAGAGCTTATGCTTTGTTGTAGTTTGTTATGGACTTCATGAGTCTGTACTTCTCAATCGTGAAGAAATTGAGGATCTAGAGTGAAACTCGCCATGAGAGTGTAGTTCAAGATCATACTACAAAGCTAGCTATCTTGTACTTCGTTATTCAATAAGAGAAGAGTATTATTCAGTTACATAGATCTAAAGTCTATCATATAGTCAGATGTTTTATCTATGCATATATTTGTGAGCAGGTGTCTGATGGGCATCTTTAGAGCCAGAGCTTTGTCAGGAGGTGAAGGACatgagagagagacaaaacaTGATGCAATCTGTATCCAAGTTAGTGCATTTTTAATAGCTTAACAATATAGTAATTAGGCTTTGAACTGAAAAATGGTAGTTAGGAGGGTAACCGGAGATTGTTTGATGAATGTTGATTGAAGTTATTGGTAACAGAACATGCCATTGGTATCACTTTAGATGAAAAATTGTAGAGTCATATAGGATTAGAAAATACATCGTTGAGTTAGAGTTTAGTTTACTGTATAGTATTGGTTGAATAATAATGCATTTAAGGATTCTTGGGAATCAATGTTTATGTAACAataccaaaaacaaataaaatttcaattctTGAAAGACAAAATCCAATATAGCttgtaacaaataaaaacaaatgcaCTTTCCTAGAGTAACTCcatcttataaaataaaacaacgtCATTTTCCAAGAGTAAGGTTACGTTGAACTCGCTTAATGAGAGTTCTCATGCACGAGCACTGAACTTTAGCATCCTAATACATTCAAATAATTGTATCAGAAATAAACATCTactttattaaaattctaaaaaatacaaAGATTATAGAACATGCACGAGCACTGAACTTTTTCACCCtaataataacaaatgattGTATCAGAGATAAACATCTactatattataattaaaaaaaaatacaaagattaTAGACTAACAGTTTGATCAGCTAAAAcaatttctaatgtttcaacAGCATAAGGTGGGTTTTGTACCCATGAGTGAATCAGTTTCACTTGAACACGCCACACATCCTTAAAGGGTTTAAGATCGCTGATCAAATGAAACCTTTTGTTAGCAGACATGTTTTTTTGTAAGGTAAGTCGTAAAAGAATGTGTAGAATAGAAGTTGAACTCGGGTAGAATATATAGTGGAGAGACAAAACCCTAGTTGAGAAGAATTATATTTGCTTATTTTGCAAGGTATATTAGGCGAAATAAATGAAAGTAATATTTTGTCGATTGTTTTCGAAATTAtgctaaaatagtaaaatcttaATGATAAGATCTTGTGCTTGTTCAGTCAATAACCACCCTCGCAAGGCATCTCTTGTTTGCattaatatatagaatattttGTTTACCGTGTGTTATTGTGAAACCAACAAAATAAGAAAGGGTAAGATTATATCGGTGAAATTCGAATATTGCgtgtattgtttagtagttatggatctatatgtttaattaaattaaacatatagaTGGTGAGAAGACATGAGGCATAAGTATTGTTAGTTCTTTCATCTTTGATGATGTACACAAGAGTGAAAGAAAGATATGTGTTCTAAACCAAGAGAAATTCGGAATACCGGTTAAATTAAAGTAAACCAAACTGAATCGAATTGAACCGGTCACAGCTTACCCTCTTAAACCAACAGAGTTTTTATATAAAGGCGAAGCCCTAAAAGCTAAGCCGAACAAAATCTCCAATGTCGGTCGGTTATCAAATTCAAGATCTTTATCATTGGGTTTCTTCTCTAACCCCGTCCGTCTATGATTTATTGTCGCCCCAGTCTTATTTGCATCCATTGCGATGGATACAACATGGTGATTGACTATTCTCGTCTGATTCTTATGATTAGATGGCATGATGTTTTGTGGTCTGATCTGCTTGTGTCGTGTGATTGATTTGCCATGTTCTCTGATCCAGTTTCATAGATAGCTTTTCTGTGATAAAGATCTGATCCTTAGTGTTGTATTACTTTGCTAGCTCTGTCTTGTAGGTGTTCTTATAGTGTGtttcttttgattttggtttggagAAAGTGATGATATGAAATTGTCGCCCCAGTCTTATTTGCATCCATTGCGATGGATGCAAGATGGTGATTGACTATTTTCATCTGATTCAATcgaattcaatttttttgtaatgTTATTATAGGATGTAGTGTTGTGGATATGATGAAAAGGCATATAATGTTTTGTGACACCCAGTCTGATCTGCTTCTGCAGTGTGAGTGATTTGCCATCTTCTCTGATCCTATTTCATTGATAAAAAAACTATGTTTTTCTGTTGCAAAGATGTGCTTTATTTTTTGTTCGTGTGTGTATATCAGAGGAATGAGGATCTCTATTACCATACGTCTGCAAATCTGAATTACTATGTTGATTCAAAGACATGCACTACCATCTgacctctttctttttttttttaattttgtttcactGCAATCAATGATGAATAATATCGTCCATATTTAATGATAATCCCGTGATTATTAATCACTAGATCACCATCTTTCGGCTGAGATTGCAGTTTTTACTCTTTTATTTTGTATCTAAATTGCCTATGGTATCTGATgtccaaatttataaaaaaaaatagttggaCATTTCGTTTTTCAAAGGCAGAAACTGAATCTGAGCAGGCCTTTGCGACACAGCTAGCTTAATCACATAAGCTACTTGTTACTTTTTACCTGTTTACATTCAATAAACCCTTGTGTGTCTATCTTTTTGGttcataatatcttttttttcgtGTGTTTTGGATCATGAGTTGGGTTTGACTGAAGTGGCTTCTTATGGATTATTATTCATTCACTATTTGCTTACTTAACAAATGACAGCCTGTCGTTGTTTGGTTTGGTCCTGACTTTTATGGATTTCACCTTGTACGTTTCTTGCCTTGTCTTAGAATGTAGCGTTATGGATAATGATGAAATTggcatatttgttttgtgacaCCCAGTCTGATCTGCTTCTGCAGTGTGAGTGATTTGCCATGTTTTCTGATCGTACCTATGATATAGTCCTGATTTTAAGTGTTGTTACTTGTTTGTATCTATCTATATGTTCTGAGTCGTTACTTTTAAAGGTAGTGCAATAAGGAATTGTCGCCCCAGTCTTATTTGCATTCATTTCAGTGGATGTATTGTGTTGATTGACTAGTTTTTGCCTGATCCTTCACAGATTTAAGTCTTGGATGTTTCTTGTCTGAGCTGCTTCTGCAGAATAAGTTATTTCCCATGTTCTCTCGTCAATCTCTTACCCAGATCTGTTTTCTTTTGGTGTTTGGATAGAGGAATGAGGATGAATATTACCATACGTCTCCAAATCTCAATCAGACATGCACTACCATCTGACCTCTGACGAAGTATCATCTTGTTAATTTATTGAATATCAACTCTCTCGGGGATTTTAAATTCTGCCAAACGATCTGAATGGTAAGATAAACGTCATGCTCTCATCGCAGCTGGTTAAACCTCAAGTAAGACCTTAGTGCTAAGTTCGGGATCATCATAATCTATCTAGATTGGCTCTTCTTCAAGAAGGGATGTTAGCTTGTATCCATGTAATCTGTGAAATTGGACAAAGTAAATAATGCATTTAGGGGGCAGTACAGCATCTCTAGTAATCAGATCTGttactttcctttttacttGGGAAAGAAATTGCCATCCCTATGACATGCGAAAAGTATGCTCttatgtcttcttctcttaatgTCAGTTTTCAGTTACTGTAAGAGGACAGAGTAGTCAagtccttttaaaaaaaaaatttgtattgtTAGTAATTAAGAGAAAACGTTCGTCTAACATAGTGTTAATGGTGAAGTGGAATAGAGAGTAATGTGGAGTTCGGTTGGATCTATCATACCCCATATATCTTTGAGCGGTGCTGAAAGCATGCACTCAAGAAAGATTCCTCAAACCTTATTGAATGAAGCTCAGTACCATTCAGGACCTTGCTGCTGGAGAATAACATAGAGGTGTACTCTCATATAATAGATGTAGCACTGCCGCAGAAACGTAATCCATATGTACATATTACACTACATTACAGAGAGTATGTTTCAAAGTCTTGTCTAAGAATACAAAGTAACTGCTTCAGAGACACTGTTGTTCCCCAAGTATAGCCATTCATCAATCATTCCAGAATTCAtgtatagtttataaatatagcCAGCGAAGAAGAAACATAAAACAAACACTGGAAACCAAATTAGAAATACGTCTCTGAGCATTCCTCTGAGAAAGGAATATTAGAACACGTCTGGATGGAACCGGCCAGGGATCGAACTATTATTCTGCTGAGCTTGTTTCAGATGAAGCGTGAGAGCATAGTTGTTAACCTCCAGAGTTCTCAGCTGTTCCTGGTACTGACTAACCATCTGCCTCAAACCCTGCAACTCCTGACTCTGATCTTCAGTCTCTCTCTGGCGCTTCTGCTGCGTCACCACGGCTCTTTTCAGTAAACTATTCTCCTGGACCATAGCTTCTAACTGCTGCTTCAGCATCGAGTTCTCCTGTTGGAGACTGCTTCGCATCGCTGCGTCAGCACCAGCACGAGCCTTGATGGACTTCTCCAAAGCTTCTAGTGCTCTTGAAGCACGGTCTTTGGCGTCATTCATGTTTGAAGCACTCATCATCTCCCTGACAAAGAACTCAACCCACTCAGTGCTTTCCAAGTTCAAGACTTGCTCCTTCTctgatcctcctcctcctcctactTCAACTTTTGCTTGTTCCTGGACTAGAGATGGTTCTGGATTCTGATTGGCGGATTCTAAACGAAGCTGGTTCAAAGACCTAATAGCAGAATCAATATCATCTCCACATTCCTCTATTGCTCGCTCAAGAGTctaaaaaaatctcaagaaaagtcacaatttttcaaaaaacccCAAAATAGAAAGTTGGAGACTTTGGAGATGGAAAAGCTGACCTGATTATCCATGTCGGGGAAAATGGCGGCGAGGTGATCGAGGAGAAGCGAGGAGGAGAAACGAGAGGAACGGAGTTTCTTGGAGAGGGGAGGAGAGGAAGTTGCGGAGGACAAATCGTCGAAAAGAGATCTCTTGCTGCCGCAAACAACCGCAGACATGTTATCTGCTTCCTCCCTCAATCTTCTTCCTTCAGATCTCACCTTTCCTTTTTTTGACTTTCTCAATTTTTAAATGTCTCTGATCTGAATCTGATGATGATTGCCGGAAACCAGACAACAAAGGAAAAGTCAAACCCTTTCGGATGTTCTTCGCATCTAATTAAGTTGATCCAACCACCACCCGGAGTCGGACCCAATATGGGCTTAACGCGAAAACTAAGCAAAATGGGACTAATGGGCCTTATCACGGGCTTAGCTGTTTCACTCAATCAAACGGTACCGTTTTGCGTGGAATTAATACGGACTTTAACTCGATATGCtcttcttagaaaaaaaaatcattctcaATATCCCCTCTCTATTCTCATTACCCTCGTGTATTTGTACTTCCAAAAATAgcctttcatttatttattatatttcttcCACCTCAATAAATTAATGAATTATGGGTTacatctctctcttctccacATGCTTCGTATCATCGTTCTTTTTCCATTGATAAATTTGAAGCTTCAAAAAATaggtaatatatatttgtttttgataaaatttgttctgaaatattattaaaataaagtgTACATCATAGATGTTGTATTTAATGCAAAAAATGATGGGTATTTCAAGGGATTAAAAACGATTTATAAGACTGTGTTTACGGACTGGTGGATTTATTATGTCcgtttttatagattttgtttctAGAATATCACTACAACAAAGTGTACATCATGagtaaaataaaagatttaagaTTTGATGAGTGTTTCAGaggtttaaaatgatttttaaaaatgtgtttATGAGTTGGTGGGTTTATTATACCGTTTCAGAAgaaaatttttatgtaaaattattaaaacaaagtATACATCATGGATAAAGTAAAACAATGTAAGATTTGATAAGTATTTTGAGAGattgaaaatgatttttaaaactgattttaagttaatgggtttttttttttgtaaaaaaagtcAATAGGTTCATTATGGCCGTTTTTGAAGAATTTTTGTCTGGAATATTATTAGAACATAGTATACATCATGTGTACGGTAAAAAATGTAAGATTTGATGGGTATTTCGAGAGActgaaaatgatttttataaCTGTTTTTTGGGGTTGATGGGTTTATTATGTCTGATTTTGATGATATCTGTGTATATCATAGATAATATTAATAATGTAAGATTTAGTGAAAATTAAGAGaggtaaaaataatttttaaaaatgtattctTTGGCCTTTGGGTTTATTTctctcttataaaaaaaaagataagttaCCTACcacatatatttgaaatagtCATAGAAGATAATAATAGTGGTTTAATCAAACAATATCATCCTAAAAAGTAGATAAGTTTGTAAACgaaattttttttgggtattaCTCAAATTACTAGCTTTACCGAGACAAAACGGTTATATTAACCGGgcctcgtggtctggtggtaaaggaacctcggctgaggtgcccgccatcacgacttcgagccccggccacagcggatttaacatcccttccgcTGGGGCGCTGGACCCCCTACGGGGGGATAGTTGGGActgtggctgcccagataccagagttatcaaaaaaaaaaaacggttttATTAGATCCAGTTGGGTTTGGGTTGGATCCGGATGTATCAGGTAGTGTAAGTTGGGTC includes:
- the BNAC07G09870D gene encoding uncharacterized protein BNAC07G09870D — encoded protein: MSAVVCGSKRSLFDDLSSATSSPPLSKKLRSSRFSSSLLLDHLAAIFPDMDNQTLERAIEECGDDIDSAIRSLNQLRLESANQNPEPSLVQEQAKVEVGGGGGSEKEQVLNLESTEWVEFFVREMMSASNMNDAKDRASRALEALEKSIKARAGADAAMRSSLQQENSMLKQQLEAMVQENSLLKRAVVTQQKRQRETEDQSQELQGLRQMVSQYQEQLRTLEVNNYALTLHLKQAQQNNSSIPGRFHPDVF